The DNA sequence AATAATTCAAGTACTTCGCAACTTCCCAGGGGTGGACAGCAGTGCGGAATGAATCCCACTCTGTTTGGGCAATAACGTTGAGATTCTCCACTACATGGGCGCCGAGCGCAGTGCAGAGCACCGGGTCTGCAAGCAGGTGCGTATTGGCCGTTATGAGGTCGCCCGGAAGAGTCTCTATGCCGAGTCTATCCGATTCCTCCTGGGTCATATGGAAAATATTCCGGTCAAGACTCTCCGGAGGAGCGATTTTGTTTCGGATGCCGTCGAGGCCGGCAGCGAGAACTATCGCAAACGTCAGGTACGGATTACACGTGGGATCGGGGCTCCTGTACTCGACACGGGTGCTGTTTCCGCGTGGTGCGGGTACCCGGCAGAGGGCGCTTCTGTTTGCGCCGCTCCAGCTGATGTAGACCGGAGCCTCATACCCGGGTACGAGCCGTTTGTACGAATTGACCGTCGGGTTTGCCACACGGGTAATCGCCTTGACATGCTTCAGGAGTCCGCCGATGAAGTAATGTGCCGTATCGGAGAGCTGGCGCGGTCCCACGGGGTCAAAGAAGGCATTTTTACCGTCTTTAAAGAGTGAACAGTTGGTATGCATCCCGCTGCCGTTGATGCCGAAGACAGGCTTTGCCATGAAGGTGGCATGCAGCCCGTTCATGAGTGCGATGGTCTTTGTCGCGAACTTGAACGTAATCACGTTGTCGGCAGTCGTCAGTGCGTCACCGTACTTGAAGTCGATCTCATGCTGGCTTTCCGCAACTTCATGGTGGGACGCCTCGATCTCAAAGCCCATATCGGTCAGGGCGAGAATGATATCGCGCCGTACGTTCTCCGCAAGGTCGGTGGGAGCGAGATCAAAGTAGCCGCCCAGATCCTGAAACTCTGTCGTGGGCTTACCGTCGATCAGTTTGAAGAGGAAAAACTCAAGTTCGGGACCGGTGTTGAATACATACCCTTCCTGAGCGGCGTCGGCAAGTACCTTCTTCAGGACATAACGGGGATCGCCCTCAAAGGGTGTATTATCTGCCTTGTGGACGTCGCAAATAAACCTCGCCACTCCCTTTCTCCAAGGCAGGATGCTGTACGTTGCGGGATCGGGTTTGAGGATCATATCCGATTCCTCGATCCGAACAAAGCCCTGGATTGATGAACCATCGAACCCGATTCCATCGGAAAGAGCTTTTTCTGCCTGGCAAACCGGAATGGCGACATTTTTTGGATGCCCCTGAAGGTCGGAGAATTGAAGTCTGATGAACTCCACGCCATCTTTTTCAATTCTCTCAAGCATTGTTGAGATCGCGTCTGTCGACATAATGGAAGATAACTTCTACCCATTGCTATTTATAGTTTCTTTAGCAAACTATAGGCAGCGCGATGACAATGAGGTCACCATATCGCTGACGATTGTGGTTATCATGTGTGGAATTATCAGTGTGATTGATCGCAGCCGCTCCCTCTTGGACGGGAAGGCGATCAAAAACGCCCTCTCCCTCATGAATGAACGGGGAAGCGGAGAAGGGGCAGGATATGCAGCCTACGGAGTATACCCGGATTTTAAGGATTGTTTCGCCCTGCATGTATTTTTTGACAATATCGTGGAGCCGAAGGCGGAAGTGGATGCAGTACTGGAGAGCTGGGGAACCATCGAACATCAGGAGGAAATTCCGACATTTGATCAGCCCCGCCTCCGGAAAAAACACACGCCATGGCGGTATTTCTATAAACCCGACGCACGTCTCATGCCGGGTACGGCATCGCCGGAAGAAGATATCGTCATCCATCTCATCAACCGCGTAAACACGGGCATCACCGGTGCCCTCATCTTCTCCTCCGGAAAGAACATCGGCGTCTTCAAGGCATCCGGGTGGCCCGAGGATGTGGCCAATTTCTATCGCATCGAGGAGTACGAGGGGTATATCTGGCTCGCGCATAACCGGTATCCGACCAATACTCCCGGTTGGTGGGGAGGAGCCCATCCCTTCAACCTTCTCGACTGGAGCGTCGTGCACAACGGGGAGATTACTTCGTACGGGACGAACCGGCGGTATATCGAAAGCTACGGGTACAAATGTACGATGTACACCGATACCGAGGTCGTCGCGTATCTCACCGACCTGCTCTGCAGGAGACACGGACTAACCCGCGAACTTGCGGTACAGGCGTTTGCCCCTCCGTTCTGGGATGAAATTGACCGGATGGCACCCGGTCAACAGCACCTGAGCAGGGCTCTCCGCCTGGCCTACGGGCCTGCGCTCATGAACGGTCCGTTTGCCATCGTTGTTGCACGGCCAGACGCGATCGTCGGATTTACCGACCGGATCAAGCTCCGGCCACTCGTTGCCGCGGAGGCGGGCGACCGCCTCTACCTTTCGAGCGAGGAGGCTGCGATCCGGACAATGGAAGCAAATCCGGACAGGGTCTGGATGCCGCGTGCCGGAGAACCGGTGATCGGGAGAGTGAAGCAATGACGGTCGGAAGTCTCCCGGTCCGGTACCGGATATCCGTGGACCATGACGCCTGCATGCTGTGCGAGCGGTGTATCGAAAACTGCCCGTATGGTGTTTTCAGGCGGGAAGGCGACCGGATTGCAATTGACTCGAGAAAGTGCACCGCATGCCACCGGTGCATCGCCATGTGTCCTCGCGACGCCATAACCATGGAGGAAAAACCGGTTGATTACCGAAGCCATCCTCTCTGGACCCGGGAAGTCCGCGAGGCGATCTACAATCAGGCGCGCACGGGACGCATCATCCTCTCGGGGATGGGCAATGTGCTCGACTATCCGGTGATCTTCGATCGCCTCGTCCTGGATGCGTGCCAGGTCACAAACCCGAGCATTGACCCGTTGCGCGAACCGATGGAACTCCGCACGTATATCGGAAAGAAACCGCGGCAGCTGGAATTTACACGCAATCCCGCCGGCGATCTCGAACTGGCGACAACACTCGCTCCGAACCTGCAGCTCGAAACTCCGATCATGATCGGGCATATGAGCTACGGAGCGATCAGCCTCAACGCGCAACTGAGCCTCGCCCGTGCCGCGAAGGAAACCGGGACCTTCATGGGGACGGGTGAGGGAGGGCTCCACAAGGCGATTTACCCGTACCAGGACAACATGATTGTTCAGACCGCGTCGGGACGATTCGGGGTCGATATCGATTATCTCGAACGCGGCGCCGCAATCGAGATAAAAATCGGGCAGGGAGCCAAGCCGGGCATCGGCGGGCATCTGCCGGGTGAGAAGGTACCCGCGGATGTTTCCCAGACCCGGATGATTCCGGAGGGCAGTGACGCAATAAGTCCCGCCCCGCATCATGACATCTACAGCATCGAGGATCTTGCGCAGCTTGTGCGAGGCCTGAAAGAAGCAACCGAATGGAAAAAGCCTGTTTTCGTCAAGATTGCAGCGGTGCACAATGTAGCGGCGATCGCTGCGGGTATCGCACGATCGTCCGCGGATGCGGTAGTCGTGGACGGGTTCCGCGGCGGTACCGGTGCGGCACCCCGGGTGTTCCGGGATCACGTCGGCCTTCCGATTGAAGCTGCGCTTGCGGCGGTGGATGAAAAACTGCGTGAGCAGGGCGTGCGGAATGAAGTGTCGGTGATTGCGAGCGGCGGCCTCCGGGAGAGTGCCGATGTGGCAAAGGCCATTGCGCTCGGAGCCGATGCCGTCTATATCGGCACTGCGGCGCTTGTGGCGCTCGGGTGCCGCGTCTGCGGGAGCTGTTACCGGAATCTCTGCCCGTGGGGCATTGCCACCCAGCGGGAGGATCTCGTTCGGCGCCTCGACCCGGACGTCGGTGCTGAACAGGCGGCAAATCTCATTCGCGGATGGACCCTCGAACTGGCAGAGCTGATGGGTGCTGCAGGCATCAACAGTATCGAAAGCCTTCGCGGCAACCGGGATCGCCTGCGCGGCTACCTGCTTGACGAAAACCTGCTGAAGGTGCTGGACGTGAAGATGGTGGGGGCGTGACGGCCTTGGCAAGAACTGTGGTTATTGATACGACAGGGATGCATTACACTCCGCTCAACCGCATGATCCGCGCAGCGGTGGCGGATGGAGCCGAAGAGATTGTACTCGAACACGTGCTGGGCCAGCGGTTTATTGGAAACGGCCTTCGCGGGAATGTCTCGATCATCGTGAAGGGTGTTCCCGGGGGCGATCTTGGCATGTTCATGAGCGGTCCTACCTGCACCGTATACGGGAACTGTGAGCATGCCCCCGGCAATACCATGGATGCCGGCAGGATTGTCATCCACGGCAGCGCCGGGGACGCTGTCGGGCACAGTATGCGGGGCGGTGAAGTGTTCGTCCGTGATGATATCGGTTACCGCGGGGGTATCCACATGAAGGCATATCGTGATAAGCGTCCGGTGCTGGTTGTCGGCGGCTCGCCCCGTGCATTCCTCGGAGAATACATGGCGGGCGGTCTCCTGCTCGTGCTCGGCATTGGCGCTTTGCCGGCGGTCACCGAACGGGGGATCGGGAGCGGCATTCACGGCGGTGAAATCTTTATCCGCGGTTTTGTGGATGACTGGTTCCTCGGAGTGGGTGCAAAAAAGTTTCCTTTCACGGACGTGGATCGTGATCGTATCCGCCCTTACATCGAGGAGTATTGCCGCCTGTATGACAGCGATGCCGAGACGCTTGTCAATGCCGACTACACGCGGATCGGCCCTGCGAGTGCCCGTCCGTTTGCGAATAAATACACATGGGAGTAGTGCGGAACAATGAAGCGAACATATGAAGATCTGAAACGTGACGTCTGGGAGACGGGCCGCTGCTCCGGCTGCGGTGCCTGTGTGGCGGTCTGCCCTGCGAATGCGATCATATTCCGCGAAGGCTCGCCCGACGCTCACCCGGTGCACACCGGCTACTGCAAGGAAGCGACGGACGGTGTCCCGTGCGGCGCCTGTTACGGGGTATGTCCGCGAACGGACGAACGAAGAGCGGCGGCGGAATCCCTCCCCCTCCTTGGCGAGTACCAAGATATTTTATCGGCGCGGGCGACGTTCGAGATCGAACGAAAACAGAGCGGCGGTGCGGTGACAGCCATCCTCCGGAATGCGCTTGAGGAAGACTTAATCGATGCCGTCGTCACCGTGGGTGAGGACAGATGGACGATGAAGCCGTTTTCCACGCTGATTACCTCGTCCGGCGATCTGGTGCACCATGCAGGAAGCCGCTACAACTGGTGGGTTCCGAC is a window from the Methanoculleus sp. SDB genome containing:
- a CDS encoding glutamine synthetase; amino-acid sequence: MSTDAISTMLERIEKDGVEFIRLQFSDLQGHPKNVAIPVCQAEKALSDGIGFDGSSIQGFVRIEESDMILKPDPATYSILPWRKGVARFICDVHKADNTPFEGDPRYVLKKVLADAAQEGYVFNTGPELEFFLFKLIDGKPTTEFQDLGGYFDLAPTDLAENVRRDIILALTDMGFEIEASHHEVAESQHEIDFKYGDALTTADNVITFKFATKTIALMNGLHATFMAKPVFGINGSGMHTNCSLFKDGKNAFFDPVGPRQLSDTAHYFIGGLLKHVKAITRVANPTVNSYKRLVPGYEAPVYISWSGANRSALCRVPAPRGNSTRVEYRSPDPTCNPYLTFAIVLAAGLDGIRNKIAPPESLDRNIFHMTQEESDRLGIETLPGDLITANTHLLADPVLCTALGAHVVENLNVIAQTEWDSFRTAVHPWEVAKYLNY
- a CDS encoding glutamate synthase; this encodes MTVGSLPVRYRISVDHDACMLCERCIENCPYGVFRREGDRIAIDSRKCTACHRCIAMCPRDAITMEEKPVDYRSHPLWTREVREAIYNQARTGRIILSGMGNVLDYPVIFDRLVLDACQVTNPSIDPLREPMELRTYIGKKPRQLEFTRNPAGDLELATTLAPNLQLETPIMIGHMSYGAISLNAQLSLARAAKETGTFMGTGEGGLHKAIYPYQDNMIVQTASGRFGVDIDYLERGAAIEIKIGQGAKPGIGGHLPGEKVPADVSQTRMIPEGSDAISPAPHHDIYSIEDLAQLVRGLKEATEWKKPVFVKIAAVHNVAAIAAGIARSSADAVVVDGFRGGTGAAPRVFRDHVGLPIEAALAAVDEKLREQGVRNEVSVIASGGLRESADVAKAIALGADAVYIGTAALVALGCRVCGSCYRNLCPWGIATQREDLVRRLDPDVGAEQAANLIRGWTLELAELMGAAGINSIESLRGNRDRLRGYLLDENLLKVLDVKMVGA